A window from Primulina eburnea isolate SZY01 chromosome 2, ASM2296580v1, whole genome shotgun sequence encodes these proteins:
- the LOC140823776 gene encoding kinesin-like protein KIN-7D, mitochondrial isoform X2, translating to MAASSSRGRSSSPFHLVKPSSSYSSTSSSSSFVNGRFMPRSCSSSATSFYGGSGNGGGGAFGSRSMTPGGNGRYSNRSPVGFPAMDEQLIGEPLETTSRSGDSILVTIRFRPLSDREYQRGDEIAWYADGDKIVRNEYNPTTAYGFDRVFGSGASTQEVYEIAARPVVKAAMEGVNGTVFAYGVTSSGKTHTMHGDQNSPGIIPLAIKDVFSIIQDTPGREFLLRVSYLEIYNEVINDLLDPIGQNLRVREDAQGTYVEGIKEEVVLSPGHALSFIAAGEEHRHVGSNNFNLFSSRSHTIFTLMIESSVHGDEYDGVIFSQLNLIDLAGSESSKSETTGLRRKEGSYINKSLLTLGTVIGKLSEGKSSHVPYRDSKLTRLLQSSLSGHGHVSLICTVTPASSNMEETHNTLKFASRAKRVEIYAAQNKIIDEKSLIKKYQREISSLKEELDQLKRGVVAVVNHEEVLTLRQRLEEGQVKMQSRLEEEEEAKAALLSRIQRLTKLILVSSKNNIPGYTSDMPSHQRSHSTSEDDDRVMMLDQIDLLVEQVKMLAGEIAFGSSTLKRLLEQSVNDPEGSKTQIQNLEHEIQEKQKRMQVLEQRIVESGEASVANASMVEMQQAIMKLMAQSGEKGFELELKSADNRILQEQLQNKCVEIKELLETIAHLEQQLASVSSDKVPSSSEQCVSDEFPDELRKKMQSQEIENEKLKLEHVLILEENSGLRVQNLKLSEEASYAKELAAAAAVELKNLAGEVTRMSLHNAKLEKDLQAAREFNSRGGNRKHVDVQRTSRRGRLSDRTSEVSSTVTGDFESWNLDLDDLKMELQARKQREAALEAAMSEKEILIDEYMSKIEEAKKREAYLENDLANMWVLVAQLKKEGNTKQELKITHPQNESTDRISEPKAADVEWRDQLLEDKHDEDTDRIREPKAADLEWRDQILEDRNARDVSMSASTAATKDEPLVVRLKARMQEIKENQLRYTENGDGNSHVCRICFETPAAAMLLPCHHFCLCESCSLACSECPICRTRIVDRIFAFT from the exons ATGGCGGCTTCGTCTTCCAGGGGGAGGAGCAGCTCACCGTTCCATCTTGTGAAGCCTTCGAGCTCGTACTCTTCGACTTCGTCTTCATCTTCGTTTGTGAACGGTCGCTTTATGCCGCGGTCTTGCTCTTCCTCCGCTACGTCATTTTATGGCGGCTCGGGTAACGGAGGCGGCGGCGCGTTTGGTTCCAGATCAATGACGCCTGGCGGAAACGGAAGGTACAGTAATCGATCCCCTGTTGGTTTTCCTGCAATGGACGAGCAGCTGATTGGGGAGCCGCTCGAGACGACATCGAGATCAGGGGATAGCATATTAGTTACTATACGATTTCGACCTTTGAG TGATAGAGAATACCAACGAGGTGATGAGATAGCGTGGTATGCCGACGGGGACAAAATTGTGCGGAATGAATATAATCCTACGACTGCCTATGGATTTG ATAGGGTATTTGGATCCGGCGCAAGCACCCAAGAAGTGTATGAAATAGCTGCTCGACCTGTTGTTAAGGCTGCAATGGAGGGTGTAAATG GAACAGTATTTGCTTATGGTGTTACAAGTAGTGGAAAGACACACACTATGCAT GGAGATCAAAATTCTCCTGGAATCATACCATTGGCCATAAAAGATGTCTTCAGCATTATTCAGGAT ACTCCAGGTCGTGAATTTTTACTTCGTGTATCATATCTAGAGATCTACAATGAG GTGATCAATGACTTGTTGGACCCAATTGGACAAAATTTACGTGTTAGAGAAGATGCACAG GGAACTTATGTCGAAGGGATAAAAGAAGAAGTTGTTCTATCCCCTGGACATGCACTTTCATTTATTGCTGCTGGAGAAG AGCATCGACATGTTGGATCAAACAATTTTAACTTATTCAGCAGCCGTAGTCATACCATTTTTACATTG ATGATCGAGAGTAGTGTACATGGGGATGAATATGATGGAGTAATTTTCTCACAATTG aacttgattgatTTGGCGGGTTCAGAAAGCTCTAAATCTGAAACAACCGGGCTAAGGAGAAAGGAGGGATCATACATTAATAAAAGTCTTCTAACTCTTGGAACA GTCATTGGAAAACTAAGTGAAGGGAAGTCGTCACATGTTCCTTACCGGGATTCAAAGCTTACCCGCCTTCTACAATCTTCACTAAGTGGCCATGGACATGTTTCG CTTATATGTACAGTAACTCCTGCATCAAGTAATATGGAGGAAACCCACAATACATTAAAATTTGCTAGCAGGGCAAAACGTGTCGAAATCTATGCGGCACAAAATAAG ATAATTGATGAAAAATCTTTGATTAAGAAATATCAACGAGAAATTTCTTCTCTCAAGGAAGAACTAGATCAACTAAAGAGGGGAGTTGTTGCAGTTGTCAACCATGAAGAAGTTTTGACCTTAAGACAGCGG TTGGAAGAAGGGCAAGTAAAAATGCAATCAAGATTGGAGGAGGAAGAAGAAGCCAAGGCTGCTCTATTGAGCAGGATTCAAAGGCTGACCAAGTTAATTCTTGTTTCCTCAAAAAATAATATACCAGGATATACGAGTGACATGCCTTCTCACCAGAGGAGTCATTCTACTTCCGAGGATGAT GATAGGGTGATGATGTTGGATCAAATTGATCTCCTAGTGGAGCAAGTTAAGATGCTTGCTGGGGAGATTGCATTTGGCTCCAGTACCCTAAAACGTCTGCTGGAGCAGTCTGTGAATGATCCAGAAGGGTCAAAAACTCAG ATTCAGAACCTGGAGCATGAAATCCAAGAAAAACAAAAGCGGATGCAGGTTTTAGAGCAGAGAATAGTTGAGAGTGGGGAAGCTTCAGTTGCAAATGCATCTATGGTTGAAATGCAGCAG GCGATCATGAAATTGATGGCTCAGAGCGGCGAGAAGGGGTTTGAGCTAGAG CTTAAGTCTGCGGACAACCGTATACTACAAGAACAGCTGCAAAACAAG TGTGTTGAAATCAAGGAGCTGCTTGAGACAATTGCCCACCTGGAGCAGCAACTAGCGTCCGTTAGTAGTGACAAGGTGCCATCATCTTCTGAACAGTGTGTGTCTGATGAATTTCCTGATGAGTTGAGAAAGAAAATGCAATCTCAG GAAATTGAAAATGAGAAATTAAAACTCGAACATGTACTGATTCTAGAGGAGAATAGTGGATTACGAGTGCAAAATCTGAAACTTTCGGAGGAAGCATCTTATGCCAAAGAATTAGCAGCTGCTGCTGCAGTTGAGCTAAAGAATTTAGCTGGTGAAGTTACTAGGATGTCATTACACAACGCCAAACTAGAAAAAGATTTACAAGCTGCTCGTGAGTTCAACTCCAGAGGTGGTAACCGCAAGCATGTTGATGTCCAGAGGACCAGTCGCCGTGGTCGACTTTCTGACAGAACAAGTGAAGTTTCTTCAACTGTTACCGGTGATTTTGAATCTTGGAATCTTGATCTGGATGATTTGAAAATGGAGTTGCAAGCAAGGAAACAACGGGAGGCTGCTCTTGAGGCTGCCATGTCCGAGAAAGAAATTTTGATAGATGAGTACATGAGCAAGATTGAAGAGGCAAAGAAGAGGGAGGCTTACCTTGAAAATGATCTGGCAAATATGTGGGTTCTAGTTGCTCAGTTAAAAAAAGAGGGAAATACGAAGCAAGAGCTTAAGATTACTCATCCACAGAATGAGAGTACAGATCGAATTAGTGAACCAAAAGCTGCTGATGTTGAGTGGAGAGATCAATTATTGGAAGATAAACATGATGAGGATACAGATCGAATTAGAGAACCAAAAGCTGCCGATCTTGAGTGGAGGGATCAAATTCTGGAAGATAGAAATGCTCGGGATGTTTCAATGTCAGCTTCAACTGCTGCTACCAAAGATGAGCCTCTTGTGGTTCGCCTGAAA GCCCGAATGCAGGAGATAAAGGAGAATCAACTAAGGTACACTGAAAATGGAGATGGAAATTCTCATGTATGTAGAATTTGTTTCGAAACACCTGCCGCTGCAATGCTTCTTCCTTGCCATCATTTTTGCT TATGTGAATCTTGCTCTCTTGCATGCTCTGAATGTCCAATTTGCCGAACGAGGATTGTAGATAGGATTTTTGCTTTCACCTGA
- the LOC140823776 gene encoding kinesin-like protein KIN-7D, mitochondrial isoform X1: protein MAASSSRGRSSSPFHLVKPSSSYSSTSSSSSFVNGRFMPRSCSSSATSFYGGSGNGGGGAFGSRSMTPGGNGRYSNRSPVGFPAMDEQLIGEPLETTSRSGDSILVTIRFRPLSDREYQRGDEIAWYADGDKIVRNEYNPTTAYGFDRVFGSGASTQEVYEIAARPVVKAAMEGVNGTVFAYGVTSSGKTHTMHGDQNSPGIIPLAIKDVFSIIQDTPGREFLLRVSYLEIYNEVINDLLDPIGQNLRVREDAQGTYVEGIKEEVVLSPGHALSFIAAGEEHRHVGSNNFNLFSSRSHTIFTLMIESSVHGDEYDGVIFSQLNLIDLAGSESSKSETTGLRRKEGSYINKSLLTLGTVIGKLSEGKSSHVPYRDSKLTRLLQSSLSGHGHVSLICTVTPASSNMEETHNTLKFASRAKRVEIYAAQNKIIDEKSLIKKYQREISSLKEELDQLKRGVVAVVNHEEVLTLRQRLEEGQVKMQSRLEEEEEAKAALLSRIQRLTKLILVSSKNNIPGYTSDMPSHQRSHSTSEDDKLDVIQNGSLMIDGENKKSPLSSDLALPSDINESKHRRASSKWNDDISQAGSTISKTTLAGELVSGSSCVSKLPIDRVMMLDQIDLLVEQVKMLAGEIAFGSSTLKRLLEQSVNDPEGSKTQIQNLEHEIQEKQKRMQVLEQRIVESGEASVANASMVEMQQAIMKLMAQSGEKGFELELKSADNRILQEQLQNKCVEIKELLETIAHLEQQLASVSSDKVPSSSEQCVSDEFPDELRKKMQSQEIENEKLKLEHVLILEENSGLRVQNLKLSEEASYAKELAAAAAVELKNLAGEVTRMSLHNAKLEKDLQAAREFNSRGGNRKHVDVQRTSRRGRLSDRTSEVSSTVTGDFESWNLDLDDLKMELQARKQREAALEAAMSEKEILIDEYMSKIEEAKKREAYLENDLANMWVLVAQLKKEGNTKQELKITHPQNESTDRISEPKAADVEWRDQLLEDKHDEDTDRIREPKAADLEWRDQILEDRNARDVSMSASTAATKDEPLVVRLKARMQEIKENQLRYTENGDGNSHVCRICFETPAAAMLLPCHHFCLCESCSLACSECPICRTRIVDRIFAFT, encoded by the exons ATGGCGGCTTCGTCTTCCAGGGGGAGGAGCAGCTCACCGTTCCATCTTGTGAAGCCTTCGAGCTCGTACTCTTCGACTTCGTCTTCATCTTCGTTTGTGAACGGTCGCTTTATGCCGCGGTCTTGCTCTTCCTCCGCTACGTCATTTTATGGCGGCTCGGGTAACGGAGGCGGCGGCGCGTTTGGTTCCAGATCAATGACGCCTGGCGGAAACGGAAGGTACAGTAATCGATCCCCTGTTGGTTTTCCTGCAATGGACGAGCAGCTGATTGGGGAGCCGCTCGAGACGACATCGAGATCAGGGGATAGCATATTAGTTACTATACGATTTCGACCTTTGAG TGATAGAGAATACCAACGAGGTGATGAGATAGCGTGGTATGCCGACGGGGACAAAATTGTGCGGAATGAATATAATCCTACGACTGCCTATGGATTTG ATAGGGTATTTGGATCCGGCGCAAGCACCCAAGAAGTGTATGAAATAGCTGCTCGACCTGTTGTTAAGGCTGCAATGGAGGGTGTAAATG GAACAGTATTTGCTTATGGTGTTACAAGTAGTGGAAAGACACACACTATGCAT GGAGATCAAAATTCTCCTGGAATCATACCATTGGCCATAAAAGATGTCTTCAGCATTATTCAGGAT ACTCCAGGTCGTGAATTTTTACTTCGTGTATCATATCTAGAGATCTACAATGAG GTGATCAATGACTTGTTGGACCCAATTGGACAAAATTTACGTGTTAGAGAAGATGCACAG GGAACTTATGTCGAAGGGATAAAAGAAGAAGTTGTTCTATCCCCTGGACATGCACTTTCATTTATTGCTGCTGGAGAAG AGCATCGACATGTTGGATCAAACAATTTTAACTTATTCAGCAGCCGTAGTCATACCATTTTTACATTG ATGATCGAGAGTAGTGTACATGGGGATGAATATGATGGAGTAATTTTCTCACAATTG aacttgattgatTTGGCGGGTTCAGAAAGCTCTAAATCTGAAACAACCGGGCTAAGGAGAAAGGAGGGATCATACATTAATAAAAGTCTTCTAACTCTTGGAACA GTCATTGGAAAACTAAGTGAAGGGAAGTCGTCACATGTTCCTTACCGGGATTCAAAGCTTACCCGCCTTCTACAATCTTCACTAAGTGGCCATGGACATGTTTCG CTTATATGTACAGTAACTCCTGCATCAAGTAATATGGAGGAAACCCACAATACATTAAAATTTGCTAGCAGGGCAAAACGTGTCGAAATCTATGCGGCACAAAATAAG ATAATTGATGAAAAATCTTTGATTAAGAAATATCAACGAGAAATTTCTTCTCTCAAGGAAGAACTAGATCAACTAAAGAGGGGAGTTGTTGCAGTTGTCAACCATGAAGAAGTTTTGACCTTAAGACAGCGG TTGGAAGAAGGGCAAGTAAAAATGCAATCAAGATTGGAGGAGGAAGAAGAAGCCAAGGCTGCTCTATTGAGCAGGATTCAAAGGCTGACCAAGTTAATTCTTGTTTCCTCAAAAAATAATATACCAGGATATACGAGTGACATGCCTTCTCACCAGAGGAGTCATTCTACTTCCGAGGATGAT AAGTTGGATGTTATTCAGAATGGATCTTTAATGATTGATGGCGAGAATAAAAAGAGTCCCTTATCCTCTGATTTAGCTTTACCATCAGACATTAATGAATCTAAACATAGAAGAGCATCCAGCAAATGGAATGATGATATATCCCAAGCTGGCAGTACAATATCCAAAACAACTCTCGCGGGTGAACTTGTCAGTGGTTCTTCCTGCGTGTCAAAGCTGCCTATA GATAGGGTGATGATGTTGGATCAAATTGATCTCCTAGTGGAGCAAGTTAAGATGCTTGCTGGGGAGATTGCATTTGGCTCCAGTACCCTAAAACGTCTGCTGGAGCAGTCTGTGAATGATCCAGAAGGGTCAAAAACTCAG ATTCAGAACCTGGAGCATGAAATCCAAGAAAAACAAAAGCGGATGCAGGTTTTAGAGCAGAGAATAGTTGAGAGTGGGGAAGCTTCAGTTGCAAATGCATCTATGGTTGAAATGCAGCAG GCGATCATGAAATTGATGGCTCAGAGCGGCGAGAAGGGGTTTGAGCTAGAG CTTAAGTCTGCGGACAACCGTATACTACAAGAACAGCTGCAAAACAAG TGTGTTGAAATCAAGGAGCTGCTTGAGACAATTGCCCACCTGGAGCAGCAACTAGCGTCCGTTAGTAGTGACAAGGTGCCATCATCTTCTGAACAGTGTGTGTCTGATGAATTTCCTGATGAGTTGAGAAAGAAAATGCAATCTCAG GAAATTGAAAATGAGAAATTAAAACTCGAACATGTACTGATTCTAGAGGAGAATAGTGGATTACGAGTGCAAAATCTGAAACTTTCGGAGGAAGCATCTTATGCCAAAGAATTAGCAGCTGCTGCTGCAGTTGAGCTAAAGAATTTAGCTGGTGAAGTTACTAGGATGTCATTACACAACGCCAAACTAGAAAAAGATTTACAAGCTGCTCGTGAGTTCAACTCCAGAGGTGGTAACCGCAAGCATGTTGATGTCCAGAGGACCAGTCGCCGTGGTCGACTTTCTGACAGAACAAGTGAAGTTTCTTCAACTGTTACCGGTGATTTTGAATCTTGGAATCTTGATCTGGATGATTTGAAAATGGAGTTGCAAGCAAGGAAACAACGGGAGGCTGCTCTTGAGGCTGCCATGTCCGAGAAAGAAATTTTGATAGATGAGTACATGAGCAAGATTGAAGAGGCAAAGAAGAGGGAGGCTTACCTTGAAAATGATCTGGCAAATATGTGGGTTCTAGTTGCTCAGTTAAAAAAAGAGGGAAATACGAAGCAAGAGCTTAAGATTACTCATCCACAGAATGAGAGTACAGATCGAATTAGTGAACCAAAAGCTGCTGATGTTGAGTGGAGAGATCAATTATTGGAAGATAAACATGATGAGGATACAGATCGAATTAGAGAACCAAAAGCTGCCGATCTTGAGTGGAGGGATCAAATTCTGGAAGATAGAAATGCTCGGGATGTTTCAATGTCAGCTTCAACTGCTGCTACCAAAGATGAGCCTCTTGTGGTTCGCCTGAAA GCCCGAATGCAGGAGATAAAGGAGAATCAACTAAGGTACACTGAAAATGGAGATGGAAATTCTCATGTATGTAGAATTTGTTTCGAAACACCTGCCGCTGCAATGCTTCTTCCTTGCCATCATTTTTGCT TATGTGAATCTTGCTCTCTTGCATGCTCTGAATGTCCAATTTGCCGAACGAGGATTGTAGATAGGATTTTTGCTTTCACCTGA
- the LOC140823778 gene encoding mitochondrial import inner membrane translocase subunit TIM14-1-like isoform X1: MTTPLIAGLAIAAAAYAGRYGIQAWQAFKARPPNARLRKFYEGGFQPKMTRREAALILGVRESTPPDKIKEAHRRVMVANHPDAGGSHYLASKINEAKDVLLGKAKNSDSAF, translated from the exons ATG ACCACGCCTTTGATTGCAGGACTTGCAATTGCTGCTGCTGCTTATGCTGGTAGATATGGCATTCAGGCCTGGCAGGCATTTAAAGCAAGACCACCTAACGCTAGACTTCGTAAATTTTATGAAGGTGGTTTCCAGCCTAAAATGACTAGGAGGGAGGCTGCTCTAATTCTTGGTGTTAG GGAAAGCACCCCGCCCGATAAGATAAAGGAAGCACACAGGCGAGTGATGGTAGCAAACCATCCTGATGCAGGTGGTAGCCATTACCTTGCTTCTAAAATAAACGAAGCTAAAGACGTACTACTCGGGAAGGCAAAAAACAGTGATTCCGCGTTTTAA
- the LOC140823778 gene encoding mitochondrial import inner membrane translocase subunit TIM14-1-like isoform X2, protein MIKLGLAIAAAAYAGRYGIQAWQAFKARPPNARLRKFYEGGFQPKMTRREAALILGVRESTPPDKIKEAHRRVMVANHPDAGGSHYLASKINEAKDVLLGKAKNSDSAF, encoded by the exons ATGATTAAGCTAG GACTTGCAATTGCTGCTGCTGCTTATGCTGGTAGATATGGCATTCAGGCCTGGCAGGCATTTAAAGCAAGACCACCTAACGCTAGACTTCGTAAATTTTATGAAGGTGGTTTCCAGCCTAAAATGACTAGGAGGGAGGCTGCTCTAATTCTTGGTGTTAG GGAAAGCACCCCGCCCGATAAGATAAAGGAAGCACACAGGCGAGTGATGGTAGCAAACCATCCTGATGCAGGTGGTAGCCATTACCTTGCTTCTAAAATAAACGAAGCTAAAGACGTACTACTCGGGAAGGCAAAAAACAGTGATTCCGCGTTTTAA